In one Neobacillus sp. CF12 genomic region, the following are encoded:
- a CDS encoding SRPBCC family protein, with the protein MPSEMQQIELAIPINVIWDFVRDANNWAPLVPGYIQHEQINETLITWEFKSDLGIMKKKVSLVIDIKEWNEPTRVSFELRRTNEKYIGEGYFEAQALNTNKTLLTGFLEINASGALGSLANSLFKNAIPKSTEEVAAAISSKLEEFNQR; encoded by the coding sequence ATGCCTAGCGAAATGCAACAAATAGAATTAGCTATCCCCATAAACGTAATCTGGGACTTCGTCAGGGATGCAAATAATTGGGCACCACTCGTTCCAGGATATATCCAACATGAGCAAATAAATGAGACTTTAATTACATGGGAGTTTAAAAGTGACCTTGGTATCATGAAAAAAAAGGTAAGCCTTGTAATTGATATTAAAGAGTGGAATGAACCAACTAGAGTAAGCTTTGAATTAAGGCGGACCAATGAAAAGTATATTGGTGAAGGTTATTTTGAAGCACAAGCACTTAATACGAATAAAACTTTGTTGACTGGATTTCTTGAAATTAATGCCAGTGGGGCATTAGGTTCATTGGCCAATTCATTATTTAAAAATGCAATCCCGAAATCAACAGAAGAAGTGGCAGCAGCTATCTCCTCTAAACTCGAGGAATTTAACCAAAGATAA
- the ppc gene encoding phosphoenolpyruvate carboxylase, producing MSTDLKVNDSSLPLRRDVKLLGQILGEILVSHGGTELLDKVEKIRIMCKTLRNQYDQDIYSELKQEITNLSSPMRKQVIRAFSMYFHLINIAEQNHRIRRKRQYHLEDDTIVQPDSIESAILSLKENNISEDMIQNVLNKLSLELVITAHPTEAAKRSILEIQQRIAALLKKLDHPLLTKRERRKLEESLFNEVTILWQTDELRHNKPTVLDEVRNGLYYFDQTLFEVLPEIHREVEDCLEKNYSTNKWDVPNFLKFGSWIGGDRDGNPNVTPDVTWATLQKQRKLVLKKYKNVLVDLMKRYSHSTTRVEVSTELIQSLDVEEDKFLTDDMKWPIKSEVYRRKFAIIIERLKQVGKSELGYLSAEELLEDLYLVKRSLNNHHPAAHELKTIQKLIRQVQLFGFHLATLDIRNHSGEHEAAITEILRKVRISDNYAELSEDEKVKLLESILMDPRPLLLLNEDYTPETQQMIQVFHMIRNAHKEFGARSISVYLVSMTKSPSDLLEVLVLAKEAGIYRLHADGTVESQLNVAPLLETIDDLTAGPEIMETLFNMPVYRNHLEVMNNQQEIMLGYSDGSKDGGTLTANWKLYKAQLEIHEMANKYQIGLKFFHGRGGSLGRGGGPLNKSLLSQPAETIGDGVKITEQGEVLSSRYLLEDIAYRSLEQATSTLMLATAHVSKEAEHGNLRDESWELAIEEISGVSLKKYQSLVFGDSDFLTYFNEATPLRELGDLNIGSRPMSRKNRGRFEDLRAIPWVFAWTQSRQLLPAWYAAGTGLDSYASKGEQNLQQLKKMYEKWPFFRSTIDNLQMALMKADITTAKEYLSLVEDQKIAERIFSNILEEYEKTKEVLLKITGDKELLDHTPNIKDSVYRRNPYVDPLNFLQVELIKQLRNQEEPSEELITEVLLTISGISAGLRNTG from the coding sequence ATGAGTACAGATTTGAAAGTGAATGACAGCAGTCTTCCACTTCGCCGCGATGTTAAATTACTTGGACAAATACTTGGTGAAATCCTTGTCAGTCATGGGGGAACTGAGCTATTAGATAAAGTAGAAAAAATACGTATTATGTGTAAAACACTTAGGAACCAATATGATCAAGATATTTATTCTGAATTAAAACAAGAGATTACTAACCTCAGCAGCCCAATGAGAAAACAAGTCATACGCGCATTTTCAATGTATTTTCATTTAATCAACATAGCTGAACAAAATCACCGAATTCGGAGAAAGCGACAATACCATTTAGAGGACGATACAATCGTTCAACCCGACTCCATTGAGAGTGCCATTCTTTCTTTAAAGGAAAATAATATCAGCGAAGATATGATTCAAAATGTCTTAAACAAATTGTCCCTTGAGCTGGTTATTACAGCGCATCCTACAGAGGCAGCGAAACGTTCAATTTTGGAAATACAACAACGTATAGCCGCTTTATTAAAGAAACTAGATCATCCTCTCTTAACAAAAAGAGAACGTCGGAAGCTAGAAGAGAGTTTGTTTAATGAAGTAACCATTCTTTGGCAAACAGATGAACTTCGCCATAATAAGCCGACTGTATTGGATGAGGTGAGAAACGGGCTGTATTATTTCGATCAGACCTTGTTTGAAGTTCTTCCTGAAATACACCGTGAAGTCGAAGATTGTTTAGAGAAGAATTACTCAACGAATAAATGGGACGTGCCTAATTTTCTTAAATTTGGTTCTTGGATTGGCGGCGATCGGGATGGCAACCCAAACGTTACTCCTGACGTTACATGGGCAACATTACAAAAGCAGCGTAAGCTTGTCTTAAAGAAATATAAAAACGTCCTTGTCGATTTAATGAAACGTTATAGTCATTCCACAACAAGGGTAGAAGTTAGTACAGAATTAATTCAATCCCTAGACGTTGAAGAGGACAAGTTCCTAACAGATGACATGAAATGGCCAATTAAATCAGAAGTGTATCGCAGAAAATTTGCCATTATTATTGAAAGATTAAAACAAGTGGGCAAATCTGAACTAGGATATCTTTCAGCAGAGGAGTTATTAGAAGATTTATACTTAGTTAAAAGAAGTTTAAATAACCATCATCCTGCAGCACATGAGTTGAAGACAATCCAAAAGTTAATACGTCAGGTACAGCTTTTCGGCTTCCATTTAGCTACACTTGATATTCGCAATCATAGTGGTGAACACGAGGCAGCCATTACAGAAATTTTGCGAAAAGTACGCATTTCTGATAATTATGCAGAGCTTTCAGAAGATGAAAAGGTCAAGCTGCTAGAAAGTATTTTAATGGACCCAAGGCCGCTTCTATTATTAAATGAAGATTATACACCTGAAACACAGCAAATGATTCAGGTATTTCATATGATCAGAAATGCACATAAAGAATTTGGTGCACGCTCGATTTCCGTTTATCTTGTTAGTATGACAAAATCGCCAAGTGATTTACTTGAAGTACTTGTATTAGCAAAAGAGGCAGGTATTTACCGTCTTCATGCCGACGGAACAGTTGAAAGTCAATTAAATGTAGCACCATTACTTGAAACGATTGATGATTTAACAGCTGGTCCAGAAATTATGGAAACTTTGTTCAACATGCCTGTTTATCGAAATCATCTAGAAGTAATGAACAATCAACAGGAGATCATGCTTGGATATTCAGATGGTAGTAAGGATGGCGGTACGTTAACAGCAAATTGGAAGTTATATAAGGCACAGCTTGAAATTCATGAAATGGCCAATAAATATCAAATTGGGTTGAAGTTTTTCCATGGACGAGGGGGATCTCTTGGTCGTGGGGGCGGTCCACTTAATAAAAGTCTACTTTCACAACCGGCTGAAACAATTGGTGATGGAGTGAAAATTACCGAACAAGGTGAAGTGCTGTCTTCGCGTTATTTGCTTGAAGATATTGCTTATCGTAGTTTAGAGCAGGCAACCTCGACCCTTATGCTGGCGACAGCTCATGTTTCAAAAGAGGCAGAACATGGAAACTTGAGGGATGAATCATGGGAATTAGCCATAGAAGAGATTTCTGGCGTTTCTCTAAAGAAATATCAATCACTTGTTTTTGGAGATTCAGACTTCCTAACTTATTTTAATGAAGCAACTCCATTAAGAGAACTTGGGGACTTAAACATTGGTTCTAGACCGATGAGCAGGAAAAACCGCGGTCGATTTGAGGATTTGAGAGCTATTCCTTGGGTGTTTGCTTGGACACAAAGCAGGCAGCTTCTTCCTGCATGGTATGCTGCAGGTACGGGATTAGATAGCTATGCTTCAAAAGGTGAACAAAATCTACAGCAATTGAAGAAGATGTATGAAAAGTGGCCATTTTTCCGCTCAACGATTGATAACCTTCAAATGGCATTGATGAAAGCAGATATCACAACAGCCAAGGAATATTTATCACTAGTGGAAGACCAAAAGATTGCTGAGCGAATTTTTTCTAATATTCTTGAAGAGTACGAAAAAACAAAAGAGGTTCTGCTTAAAATAACAGGTGATAAAGAATTGCTTGATCACACCCCAAACATTAAAGACTCTGTTTATCGAAGAAATCCTTATGTGGATCCTTTGAACTTTTTACAGGTTGAATTAATTAAACAATTAAGAAATCAGGAAGAGCCTTCAGAGGAATTAATCACTGAGGTACTTCTTACAATCAGTGGAATATCAGCTGGATTACGTAATACAGGTTGA
- the adhE gene encoding bifunctional acetaldehyde-CoA/alcohol dehydrogenase, with product MAVEERVVNEKQHVEASIDILAKNGAKALAEYRCYNQEIVDEIVKQMAYTALEHHKDLAKLAVEETRRGVYEDKVFKNMFATEFIYNNIRDLKTVGVISENEHEGMVEMAEPVGVIAGVIPITNPTSTVIFKALISLKTRNPIIFAFPKYAQKCCVETAKLLKAAAIKAGAPGNCIQWIEIPSHEAFQTLMKHPKISLILATGGPNLVKAAYSSGKPALGVGAGNVPCYIEKSANIKRAVNDIILSKTFDNGMICASEQALIIDHEIYDEVKRELIENNCYFLNNEERQIIEKAVIDEKSASLNPLIVGLPAYMIAKMAGVNVPINTKILIVELKGVGPKYPLSCEKLSPILACYKVNSLAEGLLIAEETLEYGGLGHSAAIHTANQNVIDTFALRMKAGRIMVNTPSTHGAIGDIYNTSLPSLTIGCGTYGGNSVSQNVGTANLLNIKKVAKRRNMTQWFKVPSQIFFEKNSIQVLSSIPGISKVFIVTSSSQMKNGSIDKVLYQLEKHPGNIQYEVLYDIESEPDIEVAKRGADRMRKFQPDCLIALGGGSVMDAVKAMWLFYEHPKADFDSLKLKFFDPSKRVVKFPALRGKAILVAIPTTSGTGSEVTSFSVISDRKTNIKYPLADFQLTPDVAIVDPQFVMSVPKHVTADTGIDVLTHAIEAYVSVLANDFTDGLALKAIQLVFEYLPKAYRNGNDELAREKMHNASTIAGMAFANSFLGINHSLAHALGAEFSIAHGRANAIMLPHVIRYNGQKPNKFMTYPKYEHFIADQRYAEIAKMLGLPAVTAEEGVESLVKAIMNLIVELELPRSIEETGICKAEFEEKVNRLAENAFDDQDTIANPKQPLVTELANIYRQAYKGF from the coding sequence ATGGCAGTCGAAGAAAGAGTTGTAAACGAGAAACAACATGTTGAAGCAAGTATTGATATCCTCGCTAAAAATGGAGCAAAGGCGTTAGCGGAATATCGCTGCTACAATCAAGAAATTGTGGACGAAATCGTCAAGCAAATGGCCTATACTGCCCTTGAGCACCACAAAGATTTGGCAAAGCTTGCTGTGGAAGAAACACGAAGAGGGGTATATGAAGATAAGGTATTCAAAAATATGTTTGCGACAGAGTTCATCTACAACAACATTAGAGATCTAAAAACAGTTGGAGTAATCAGTGAAAATGAGCATGAGGGGATGGTAGAGATGGCCGAGCCAGTAGGTGTCATAGCTGGTGTTATCCCTATCACGAATCCAACATCCACTGTTATCTTTAAAGCATTGATATCTCTTAAAACTAGGAATCCAATTATCTTTGCCTTTCCGAAATATGCGCAAAAATGCTGTGTTGAAACTGCAAAGCTTCTCAAAGCAGCTGCAATAAAGGCAGGAGCACCCGGGAATTGCATCCAATGGATTGAAATCCCCTCCCACGAAGCATTTCAGACCCTAATGAAACATCCAAAGATTTCTCTCATCCTTGCGACAGGTGGACCTAACTTAGTGAAAGCGGCATATAGTTCAGGAAAACCAGCACTTGGTGTTGGAGCTGGAAATGTTCCTTGTTATATTGAGAAAAGTGCAAATATTAAACGAGCCGTAAATGACATTATTCTATCCAAAACATTTGACAATGGAATGATTTGTGCCTCTGAACAAGCACTTATAATTGACCATGAGATTTATGATGAAGTAAAACGAGAATTGATTGAAAACAATTGTTATTTCTTAAATAATGAAGAAAGACAAATAATTGAAAAGGCTGTTATAGATGAAAAAAGTGCTTCTTTAAATCCACTGATTGTTGGGTTACCCGCCTATATGATTGCAAAAATGGCAGGAGTGAATGTTCCTATAAATACAAAAATATTAATTGTTGAATTAAAAGGTGTAGGTCCGAAATATCCTCTCTCCTGTGAAAAATTGAGCCCTATTCTCGCTTGCTATAAAGTAAATAGTTTGGCTGAAGGGCTGCTGATTGCTGAAGAAACACTTGAATACGGGGGACTTGGCCACTCAGCAGCTATTCATACAGCAAATCAAAATGTGATTGATACCTTTGCCCTTCGAATGAAAGCTGGAAGAATTATGGTTAATACACCATCCACCCATGGTGCGATTGGTGATATCTATAACACATCTTTGCCGTCCTTAACAATTGGGTGCGGAACATATGGAGGGAACTCAGTGTCACAGAATGTCGGCACAGCTAATCTATTAAACATTAAAAAAGTTGCAAAAAGGAGAAACATGACACAATGGTTTAAAGTTCCATCACAAATATTTTTTGAAAAAAACTCCATTCAGGTGCTTTCTTCCATTCCTGGAATTTCGAAAGTTTTTATTGTAACAAGTTCAAGTCAAATGAAAAATGGGTCGATCGATAAAGTGCTTTATCAATTAGAAAAGCATCCTGGCAATATCCAATATGAAGTGCTTTATGATATTGAATCTGAGCCAGACATTGAAGTGGCTAAGAGAGGTGCAGACAGGATGAGAAAATTCCAGCCTGACTGTCTTATTGCTCTGGGAGGCGGCTCTGTCATGGACGCTGTAAAGGCAATGTGGTTATTCTATGAACATCCAAAAGCAGATTTTGATAGTTTAAAGCTAAAATTCTTCGATCCCAGTAAGAGAGTGGTTAAATTTCCTGCCCTTCGTGGTAAGGCAATTCTTGTTGCAATACCAACCACTTCTGGAACAGGTTCTGAGGTAACCTCCTTCTCGGTTATTTCGGATAGAAAAACAAATATCAAATATCCGCTAGCAGATTTTCAACTCACGCCAGATGTGGCTATTGTCGACCCTCAATTTGTTATGAGTGTCCCTAAACATGTTACAGCAGATACGGGGATTGATGTTTTAACACATGCTATTGAGGCATATGTTTCAGTGCTGGCAAATGATTTTACCGATGGGTTAGCATTGAAGGCAATCCAATTAGTATTTGAGTACTTACCAAAGGCTTACCGTAATGGCAATGATGAACTTGCCCGTGAAAAAATGCACAACGCCTCAACCATAGCAGGTATGGCATTTGCTAATTCATTCTTAGGCATTAACCATAGTCTTGCCCATGCACTTGGTGCTGAATTTAGTATCGCACATGGCCGTGCAAACGCCATCATGTTGCCGCATGTGATTCGGTACAATGGACAAAAGCCTAATAAATTTATGACATATCCTAAATATGAACACTTTATTGCTGACCAGCGTTATGCGGAGATTGCAAAAATGCTGGGTCTGCCTGCAGTGACTGCAGAAGAAGGTGTAGAGAGTTTAGTTAAAGCAATCATGAATCTTATTGTTGAATTGGAATTACCAAGAAGTATCGAAGAAACTGGAATATGCAAAGCAGAATTTGAAGAAAAAGTAAATAGATTAGCCGAAAATGCCTTCGATGACCAAGATACGATTGCAAACCCAAAACAACCTCTTGTAACAGAATTGGCGAATATCTACCGACAAGCATATAAAGGTTTTTAA